Proteins found in one Microbacterium sp. SSM24 genomic segment:
- a CDS encoding MMPL family transporter yields MANPHHARRTPTRWLRIGIPALLVLVWLVVGSIGGPYFGKVDEVSSNDRSSFLPQSADATQVNERLPDFLGDDSIPAVVVVTGDGELTEDQLADVQTLADDIAGVSGVLDGVSPPIVSDDGEAAQVFVPVDASGEVAEIVDEIRTLVDDDLAAPLEGWVTGPAGFTADLVAGFLGIDGLLLAVALIAVFVILVIVYRSPLLPVLVLLTSVFALCVALLTVWWLAYAGIFVLNGQVQGILFILVIGAATDYALLYVARFREAVADGERRWDATVRAWRGAFEPILASGGTVIAGLLCLLLSDLATNRALGPIASIGIAFSVLSALTFLPALLALFGRAAFWPFIPKEPIATIPDDLTEPVKGLWPRQARFIARHARAVWVICTVVLLVGAVGITQLKADGVPSSDLVLGQSEARDGQAVLAEHFPAGSGSPVYVIVPEDELAGTVEVLAGSDGIESVAVASDDSPTGQAAVEVEDGEPVFTAVGPPGTPAPTPTVSEGDVLVIGTLTDAADSVAAEDTVRELRTDLDEALGAGTAIVGGETATDIDSNDTSIRDRTVIIPVILLVILLILMLLLRSILAPVLLIATVILSFATSLGVAALVFDGIFAFPGADPAVPLYGFVFLVALGVDYNIFLMSRVREESLVHGTRPGILRGLVATGGVITSAGLVLAATFAALGVIPILFLAQIAFIVAFGVLLDTFVVRSLLVPALSYDIGRAIWWPSKLWRERGETTPDAAVVADDGHPLTREEYRRTLDS; encoded by the coding sequence ATGGCGAACCCCCACCACGCGCGGCGCACCCCCACTCGCTGGCTCCGGATCGGAATCCCGGCTCTTCTCGTGCTCGTGTGGCTCGTGGTCGGCTCGATCGGCGGACCCTACTTCGGCAAGGTCGACGAGGTCTCCTCCAACGACCGGTCGTCTTTCCTCCCGCAGAGCGCCGACGCGACGCAGGTGAACGAGCGCCTTCCGGACTTCCTCGGGGACGACAGCATCCCCGCAGTCGTCGTCGTCACCGGTGACGGTGAGCTCACCGAAGACCAGCTCGCCGACGTCCAGACGCTGGCCGACGACATCGCCGGGGTTTCCGGCGTTCTCGACGGCGTCTCGCCGCCCATCGTGTCGGATGACGGCGAGGCAGCCCAGGTGTTCGTGCCCGTCGACGCATCCGGCGAGGTCGCCGAGATCGTCGACGAGATCCGCACCCTCGTCGACGACGATCTCGCCGCCCCTCTCGAAGGCTGGGTCACCGGTCCAGCCGGGTTCACCGCCGACCTCGTCGCCGGTTTCCTCGGGATCGACGGGCTGCTGCTCGCGGTCGCGCTGATCGCGGTGTTCGTGATCCTGGTGATCGTCTACCGCTCGCCGCTGCTGCCCGTGCTCGTGCTGCTGACGTCGGTGTTCGCGCTGTGCGTCGCGCTGCTCACGGTCTGGTGGCTCGCCTACGCCGGCATCTTCGTGCTCAACGGGCAGGTGCAGGGCATCCTGTTCATCCTCGTGATCGGCGCCGCGACCGACTACGCGCTGCTCTACGTCGCGCGGTTCCGCGAGGCGGTCGCCGACGGCGAGAGACGATGGGATGCCACGGTCCGGGCCTGGCGCGGTGCGTTCGAGCCCATCCTCGCCTCGGGCGGCACCGTCATCGCGGGACTCCTCTGCCTGCTGCTCTCCGACCTCGCGACGAACCGCGCGCTCGGCCCGATCGCCTCGATCGGCATCGCCTTCTCAGTGCTGTCCGCCCTGACCTTCCTTCCCGCGCTGCTGGCGCTGTTCGGCCGGGCGGCGTTCTGGCCGTTCATCCCGAAGGAGCCGATCGCGACGATCCCCGACGACCTCACGGAGCCGGTCAAGGGGCTGTGGCCCCGACAGGCGCGGTTCATCGCTCGCCACGCGCGCGCCGTGTGGGTGATCTGCACCGTCGTGCTGCTCGTCGGCGCCGTCGGCATCACGCAGCTCAAGGCCGACGGCGTCCCGTCGAGCGACCTCGTGCTCGGGCAGTCCGAGGCGCGCGACGGGCAGGCCGTGCTGGCCGAGCACTTCCCTGCCGGTTCCGGAAGCCCGGTCTACGTGATCGTGCCCGAGGACGAGCTCGCCGGCACCGTCGAGGTCCTGGCCGGCAGCGACGGAATCGAATCCGTGGCCGTGGCGTCGGACGACTCGCCCACCGGCCAGGCGGCCGTCGAGGTCGAGGACGGCGAACCCGTCTTCACCGCGGTCGGCCCGCCCGGCACCCCCGCGCCCACGCCGACCGTGTCGGAAGGGGACGTTCTCGTGATCGGGACGCTGACCGACGCCGCCGACTCCGTCGCCGCCGAGGACACCGTGCGAGAGCTGCGCACCGACCTCGATGAGGCGCTCGGAGCGGGCACCGCGATCGTCGGCGGCGAGACGGCGACGGACATCGACTCGAACGACACGTCGATCCGCGACCGAACCGTCATCATCCCGGTGATCCTGCTGGTGATCCTCCTGATCCTGATGCTGCTGCTGCGCTCGATCCTGGCGCCGGTGCTTCTCATCGCGACCGTGATCCTCTCGTTCGCGACATCGCTCGGCGTCGCCGCGCTGGTCTTCGACGGCATCTTCGCCTTCCCCGGAGCCGACCCTGCGGTGCCGCTGTACGGCTTCGTCTTCCTCGTCGCGCTGGGAGTGGACTACAACATCTTCCTGATGTCGAGGGTGCGCGAGGAGTCGCTCGTGCACGGCACGAGACCCGGCATCCTGCGCGGGCTCGTGGCGACGGGTGGTGTCATCACGTCGGCCGGCCTCGTGCTCGCCGCGACGTTCGCGGCGCTCGGAGTCATCCCGATCCTGTTCCTCGCGCAGATCGCGTTCATCGTCGCGTTCGGCGTGCTGCTGGACACCTTCGTCGTCCGCTCCCTCCTGGTGCCGGCCCTCTCGTACGACATCGGACGCGCGATCTGGTGGCCCTCGAAGCTGTGGCGAGAGCGCGGCGAGACGACGCCGGACGCTGCAGTCGTCGCCGACGACGGGCATCCGCTCACGCGTGAGGAGTACAGGCGTACGCTCGACTCATGA
- a CDS encoding RNA polymerase sigma factor: protein MTISDATALRRAIPEVTGILVRRGADFASAEDAVQTALVRALERADLDEVRDIRAWLITVAWRAFLDQVRGDAARATREERLATEPEVGPVPQRDDTLALYFLCTNPILTATSSIALTLRAVAGLTTRQIADAFLVPEATMAQRISRAKQRLAGIPLDQRGDLSRVLRVLYLLFNEGYSGEIDLAAEAIRLTRQLAVLTDEPEVRGLLALMLLHHARRPARVVGGRLIPLAEQDRALWDTAAIAEGVDILQEALARDALGQYQAQAAIAALHADASSASETDWVQIVEWYDELLRLGDSPVIRLGRAVAVGEADGPQAGLAALAAVDVDVPRFHAALAYMHERAGETDAAASEYAEAARRATSVLEQQHLLRQAERLRGAG, encoded by the coding sequence ATGACGATCTCGGACGCCACGGCCCTGCGCCGCGCGATCCCCGAGGTCACCGGCATCCTCGTCCGGCGCGGCGCTGATTTCGCGTCGGCCGAGGATGCCGTCCAGACCGCTCTCGTGCGAGCGCTCGAGCGAGCGGACCTCGACGAGGTCCGAGACATCCGGGCCTGGCTGATCACCGTCGCATGGCGGGCGTTCCTGGACCAGGTGCGCGGCGACGCGGCCCGCGCCACGCGCGAGGAGCGCCTCGCGACCGAGCCGGAGGTCGGCCCGGTGCCTCAGCGCGACGACACGCTCGCGCTGTACTTCCTGTGCACGAACCCCATACTGACCGCGACATCCTCGATCGCCCTCACGCTGCGCGCGGTCGCCGGGCTGACGACCCGCCAGATCGCCGATGCTTTCCTGGTGCCGGAGGCGACGATGGCACAGCGGATCAGTCGCGCGAAGCAGCGGCTCGCCGGAATCCCGCTGGACCAGCGCGGCGACCTGTCCCGAGTGCTGCGCGTGCTCTACCTGCTGTTCAACGAGGGCTACTCGGGCGAGATCGACCTCGCCGCCGAAGCGATCCGCCTGACGCGACAGCTCGCCGTGCTGACCGACGAGCCCGAGGTCCGCGGCCTTCTGGCGCTCATGCTCCTCCACCACGCGCGGCGACCGGCTCGAGTGGTCGGCGGCCGGCTCATTCCGCTCGCCGAGCAGGACCGCGCCCTGTGGGACACCGCGGCGATCGCGGAGGGCGTCGACATCCTGCAGGAGGCACTGGCCCGCGACGCACTGGGCCAGTATCAGGCGCAGGCTGCGATCGCCGCGCTGCATGCGGATGCGTCGAGCGCTTCGGAGACCGACTGGGTGCAGATCGTCGAGTGGTACGACGAGCTCCTCCGCCTCGGCGACTCGCCCGTCATCCGCCTCGGTCGCGCGGTCGCTGTCGGAGAGGCGGACGGTCCGCAAGCCGGTCTTGCAGCGCTCGCCGCGGTGGACGTCGATGTGCCGAGATTTCACGCCGCGCTCGCGTATATGCACGAACGGGCGGGAGAGACGGATGCCGCGGCATCCGAGTACGCGGAAGCGGCGCGCCGGGCGACCAGCGTCCTCGAGCAGCAGCACCTGCTGCGCCAGGCCGAGCGGCTCCGGGGCGCCGGCTGA
- a CDS encoding GNAT family N-acetyltransferase has translation MPDAPVRIRRVLATEGDRLRALRLESLQDPAAGIAFLDTYESAAARPGSFWDERAVGASLTSSTAQFIAELGHAWVGTVTILVPEPALPDYFGRVREAGTALLVAVYVAPDHRGRGILDRLIDAGAEWARAQGCGILSLDVHEDNARARAAYSRLGFVVTGGTIVGQNGRELEMSRGLGDA, from the coding sequence GTGCCTGACGCTCCCGTCCGCATCCGCCGGGTGCTCGCGACCGAAGGAGACCGGCTGCGCGCACTGCGCCTCGAGTCGCTGCAGGACCCCGCGGCCGGGATCGCCTTCCTCGACACCTACGAATCCGCGGCGGCACGACCCGGCTCGTTCTGGGACGAGCGCGCGGTCGGAGCGTCGCTGACCTCGTCGACCGCCCAGTTCATCGCGGAGCTGGGGCATGCCTGGGTCGGCACGGTGACGATCCTCGTGCCCGAGCCCGCCCTCCCCGACTACTTCGGGCGCGTCCGCGAGGCGGGCACCGCGCTGCTCGTCGCGGTCTACGTCGCGCCGGATCACCGCGGTCGCGGCATCCTCGATCGACTGATCGATGCGGGCGCCGAGTGGGCGCGCGCGCAGGGCTGCGGCATCCTGTCCCTCGACGTCCATGAGGACAACGCGCGCGCTCGCGCCGCCTACTCGCGGCTGGGCTTCGTGGTGACCGGAGGGACGATCGTCGGCCAGAACGGCCGCGAGCTCGAGATGTCCCGCGGTCTCGGTGATGCCTGA
- a CDS encoding methionine ABC transporter ATP-binding protein has product MSLIRLSGVSKTFPPPAKDAAPVIAVDGVDLAIESGEVCGIIGYSGAGKSTVLRLVNALETPTEGTVEIDGRDVTGLRERELRELRSDIGMIFQQFNLFESRTVAKNIAYPLEVAGRSRSEIGTRVTELLQFVGLADKARSYPEQLSGGQKQRVGIARALATNPRILLADEATSALDPDTTQEVLALLQRVNRELGVTILVITHEMDVIRTLADRVIVMEDGRIIESGEVFEVLSAPRHAATQRFVASIIEDVPVGAQLRTLRERHPGRIVTFTVRDGDVTQADVFAALAAHGVRFELIHGGINDIRGRVFGHLTLSLTGGDAAVTAAIAAASVHAPLIEEDARG; this is encoded by the coding sequence ATGAGTCTCATCCGCCTGAGCGGCGTCTCCAAGACCTTCCCTCCCCCGGCCAAGGACGCCGCGCCGGTCATCGCGGTGGACGGCGTCGACCTCGCGATCGAGTCGGGCGAGGTCTGCGGCATCATCGGCTATTCGGGTGCGGGCAAGAGCACCGTGCTGCGCCTCGTGAACGCGCTCGAGACGCCGACGGAGGGAACCGTCGAGATCGACGGCCGCGACGTGACGGGACTGCGCGAGCGCGAGCTGCGCGAGCTGCGCTCCGACATCGGCATGATCTTCCAGCAGTTCAACCTCTTCGAGTCACGGACTGTCGCGAAGAACATCGCCTATCCGCTCGAGGTCGCGGGTCGCTCACGCAGCGAGATCGGCACACGCGTGACGGAACTTCTGCAGTTCGTCGGCCTGGCCGACAAGGCGCGCAGCTACCCCGAGCAGCTGTCGGGGGGACAGAAGCAGCGCGTCGGCATCGCCCGCGCCCTGGCGACGAACCCGCGCATCCTCCTCGCCGACGAGGCGACGAGCGCGCTCGACCCCGACACCACGCAGGAGGTGCTCGCGCTCCTCCAGCGCGTGAACCGCGAACTCGGCGTCACCATTCTCGTCATCACCCACGAGATGGACGTCATCCGCACCCTCGCCGATCGCGTCATCGTGATGGAAGACGGCCGGATCATCGAGTCCGGCGAGGTGTTCGAGGTGCTCTCCGCACCCCGCCATGCCGCGACGCAGCGCTTCGTCGCCAGCATCATCGAAGACGTCCCCGTCGGCGCGCAGCTCCGGACCCTCCGCGAGCGCCACCCCGGACGCATCGTGACGTTCACGGTGCGAGACGGCGATGTCACGCAGGCCGACGTCTTCGCCGCGCTGGCCGCCCACGGAGTGCGCTTCGAACTCATCCACGGCGGCATCAACGACATCCGCGGACGGGTCTTCGGGCATCTGACGCTGTCGTTGACCGGTGGTGACGCGGCGGTGACCGCGGCGATCGCCGCGGCATCCGTCCATGCCCCGCTCATCGAGGAGGACGCCCGTGGATAG
- a CDS encoding MetQ/NlpA family ABC transporter substrate-binding protein: protein MPKKITIAAAAALPLALLVLAGCATGNADAGSGDGGASNEVVRIGVVGAGDPYWETYKEAAAAEGIEIELVDFSEYTQPNPALSAGELDLNQFQHVIYLATYNVASDDDLQPIGATAIYPLGLYSTQYESVEDIPEGSTVAVPNDESNQARGLLVLQSAGLVELKDGGSIFSTVADVEPSSKVKVEALDAALTATSLPDVAAAIINNDFVEDAGLTFEDAIAVDDPSDPNALPYINIFAARAEDADNPTYLKLVEIYQNSQDVLDGVLEASGGTAVFVDTPAADLVASLSDVEDDIRANQ from the coding sequence ATGCCAAAGAAGATCACGATCGCCGCCGCAGCGGCCCTCCCCCTCGCCCTCCTCGTCCTCGCGGGGTGCGCCACCGGAAACGCCGATGCGGGTTCGGGCGACGGCGGCGCGTCGAACGAGGTCGTGCGCATCGGCGTCGTCGGCGCCGGCGACCCGTACTGGGAGACCTACAAGGAGGCGGCGGCCGCCGAGGGCATCGAGATCGAGCTCGTCGACTTCAGTGAATACACCCAGCCGAACCCCGCACTCTCCGCCGGCGAGCTGGACCTGAACCAGTTCCAGCACGTCATCTACCTGGCCACCTACAACGTCGCCAGCGACGACGACCTGCAGCCCATCGGTGCGACCGCGATCTACCCCCTCGGCCTGTACTCGACCCAGTACGAGTCGGTCGAGGACATCCCCGAGGGATCGACCGTCGCAGTGCCCAACGACGAGAGCAACCAGGCTCGCGGCCTGCTCGTGCTCCAGTCCGCAGGACTCGTCGAGCTGAAGGACGGCGGATCGATCTTCTCGACCGTCGCCGATGTCGAGCCGTCGTCGAAGGTCAAGGTCGAGGCGCTCGACGCCGCACTCACGGCGACGTCGCTGCCCGATGTCGCCGCGGCGATCATCAACAACGACTTCGTCGAGGATGCCGGTCTGACCTTCGAGGACGCGATCGCCGTCGACGACCCGTCCGACCCCAACGCGCTGCCGTACATCAACATCTTCGCTGCCCGCGCCGAGGACGCCGACAACCCGACGTACCTCAAGCTCGTCGAGATCTACCAGAACAGCCAGGACGTCCTCGACGGCGTGCTCGAGGCATCCGGCGGCACTGCCGTCTTCGTCGACACCCCGGCCGCCGACCTCGTCGCTTCGCTCAGCGACGTCGAGGACGACATCCGCGCGAACCAGTAA
- a CDS encoding isochorismatase family protein, whose amino-acid sequence MSKALFIVDVQNDFTEGGALGVDGGDAVAERITAFLATHAEDYAVIVASRDWHDADNDNGGHFHPQPDFVDSWPVHCVSGTAGAEYDPALDVDAVTHHVKKGQGRPAYSLFEGTTDDGETVAHLLEVNGVVDVDITGIATDYCVRASALDAIEHGRRVRILTDLVAGVAAETSDAALAELAHAGAELAISGA is encoded by the coding sequence ATGAGCAAGGCGCTGTTCATCGTCGACGTCCAGAACGACTTCACGGAGGGCGGTGCGCTCGGCGTCGACGGCGGTGACGCGGTGGCCGAGCGGATCACCGCGTTCCTCGCGACGCACGCCGAGGACTACGCCGTGATCGTGGCCTCCCGCGACTGGCACGACGCGGACAACGACAACGGCGGGCACTTCCATCCGCAACCGGACTTCGTCGACTCGTGGCCGGTGCACTGCGTGAGCGGCACAGCGGGTGCCGAGTACGACCCGGCGCTCGACGTCGATGCCGTGACCCATCACGTGAAGAAGGGTCAGGGGCGTCCGGCCTACTCGCTCTTCGAAGGCACCACCGACGACGGCGAGACGGTCGCGCACCTCCTCGAGGTGAACGGCGTGGTCGATGTCGACATCACCGGCATCGCGACCGACTACTGCGTGCGGGCCTCGGCCCTCGATGCCATCGAGCACGGTCGACGTGTGCGGATCCTGACCGACCTCGTCGCGGGAGTCGCGGCCGAGACGAGCGACGCCGCGCTCGCCGAACTCGCCCACGCCGGCGCCGAACTCGCCATCTCCGGTGCCTGA
- a CDS encoding YciI family protein produces the protein MPKYLMLKHYRGGRPAVNSVPMDQLTPDEWAAHIQYMGDMERRLLESGELVSSEGLAMGGAWVRFDGEGRPPVVDGPFAETKDLIAGWMLIEVDSYDRALELASELSAAPWAGGTPLGEWLELREVMSAPPADAG, from the coding sequence ATGCCGAAGTACCTGATGCTGAAGCACTACCGAGGGGGTCGCCCCGCCGTGAACTCGGTTCCGATGGACCAGCTCACGCCGGACGAGTGGGCTGCGCACATCCAGTACATGGGGGACATGGAGCGACGCCTCCTCGAGTCCGGGGAGCTCGTCTCTTCGGAGGGACTCGCGATGGGCGGCGCGTGGGTGCGCTTCGATGGGGAGGGACGCCCGCCGGTCGTCGACGGCCCATTCGCCGAGACGAAGGATCTCATCGCGGGGTGGATGCTGATCGAGGTCGACTCGTACGATCGGGCGCTCGAGCTCGCCTCGGAGCTGTCCGCGGCGCCGTGGGCCGGCGGCACGCCGCTGGGCGAGTGGCTCGAGCTGCGCGAGGTGATGAGCGCGCCCCCGGCAGACGCGGGATGA
- a CDS encoding EamA family transporter, whose translation MISALLALAGALVYGAADFLGGLAAKRLRSIVVTAVTAFSGLVALVVVQPFIGGTWAPADLGWGVLAGGFGALAIVLLYACLAIGPMSILSPLTAVVSAIAPMLWGLLVDGETLSPVAYAGLAVALVAVVLVGFIPGEKVVRPSIRGLLMAVGAGIAIGGFLIVIDQTSGASGLVPLILSRSTTFLVAGIAVGVLALVAMRRGQRAASVLSPASGLGVTPTGHADLEHATATHPTPVPSVSRAWLLAAACGVVDAAANALTLLALRGGDLSIVSALTALYPAGTILLAAVVLRERVAGVQWAGLALALVAGGMLALG comes from the coding sequence ATGATCTCCGCACTGCTCGCACTCGCCGGCGCCCTCGTCTACGGGGCTGCCGACTTCCTGGGCGGACTGGCGGCCAAGCGCCTGAGGTCGATCGTCGTCACCGCGGTGACGGCATTCTCCGGACTCGTCGCACTGGTGGTCGTACAGCCGTTCATCGGCGGCACGTGGGCACCCGCCGATCTCGGGTGGGGAGTGCTCGCCGGCGGATTCGGCGCGCTCGCGATCGTGCTGCTCTACGCATGCCTCGCCATCGGCCCGATGAGCATCCTGTCGCCGCTGACCGCCGTGGTGTCGGCCATCGCCCCGATGCTGTGGGGCCTGCTGGTGGACGGCGAGACCCTCTCCCCCGTCGCGTACGCCGGCCTCGCCGTGGCTCTGGTGGCCGTCGTGCTGGTGGGCTTCATCCCCGGCGAGAAAGTCGTGCGACCCAGCATCCGAGGTCTCCTGATGGCCGTGGGGGCGGGCATCGCGATCGGCGGATTCCTCATCGTGATCGATCAGACCTCGGGTGCGAGCGGACTGGTACCGCTGATCCTGAGCCGGTCGACCACGTTCCTCGTGGCCGGCATCGCCGTCGGCGTGCTCGCGCTGGTGGCGATGCGGCGGGGGCAGAGGGCAGCATCCGTCCTCTCACCGGCCTCCGGCCTCGGCGTCACGCCCACCGGCCACGCCGATCTCGAGCACGCCACCGCGACGCACCCCACTCCTGTGCCCTCGGTCTCGCGGGCGTGGCTGCTGGCGGCGGCCTGCGGGGTCGTGGACGCCGCCGCGAATGCGCTCACGCTGCTCGCGCTGCGCGGCGGCGACCTCTCGATCGTGTCGGCGCTCACCGCGCTCTATCCGGCGGGGACGATACTGCTCGCCGCCGTCGTGCTGCGGGAGCGGGTCGCCGGCGTGCAGTGGGCCGGTCTGGCACTGGCGCTCGTGGCGGGCGGGATGCTGGCGCTCGGCTGA
- a CDS encoding ABC transporter permease, with amino-acid sequence MFVALRDLRFARGRFVLIGSVVALITVLVGFLSGLTGGLATQNISAVLSIPADRVVFSAPTTDGAAASFSDSTITEQQTTAWDTAAGVTSTEPLGISQTRAEAGDVRIAIAIFGVQPGFNTTAPSQDGRVSLSAPAAKDLDVATGDDVTIAGTTYTVETIAGDAWYSHTPVVEMTLADWQAYSAATGNPDAYATVLAVTGAPDWETTDTANSTVSQTILGSLTALSAFRSEIGSLLLMVTMLFGISGLVIGAFFTVWTMQRKGDIAVLKALGASTSSLVRDALGQALIVLVLGIGTGLGLVTLFGTLAGTALPFLLSPLTTLLPGAIMITLGLAGAAFALRSVTSADPLTALGSNR; translated from the coding sequence ATGTTCGTCGCGCTCCGCGACCTACGCTTCGCCCGCGGCCGATTCGTCTTGATCGGGTCGGTCGTTGCCCTCATCACCGTTCTCGTCGGGTTCCTCAGCGGCCTCACCGGCGGCCTTGCCACCCAGAACATCTCCGCCGTCCTGTCCATCCCGGCAGATCGAGTCGTCTTCTCTGCGCCCACCACGGACGGCGCGGCCGCAAGCTTCTCCGACTCCACCATCACAGAACAGCAGACCACCGCCTGGGACACCGCGGCCGGCGTCACCTCGACGGAACCGCTCGGGATCAGTCAGACCCGGGCAGAGGCCGGCGACGTCCGCATCGCGATCGCCATCTTCGGGGTGCAGCCCGGCTTCAACACCACCGCACCCTCCCAGGACGGCCGGGTGAGTCTCTCCGCTCCCGCAGCCAAGGACCTCGATGTGGCCACTGGTGACGACGTGACGATCGCCGGGACCACATACACCGTCGAAACTATCGCTGGCGACGCCTGGTACAGCCACACCCCCGTCGTGGAGATGACCCTCGCCGACTGGCAGGCCTACTCGGCAGCCACTGGCAACCCCGACGCGTACGCGACGGTTCTCGCTGTCACGGGGGCACCGGACTGGGAAACCACAGACACCGCGAACTCCACCGTCTCTCAAACCATCCTCGGGTCATTGACCGCGCTCAGCGCGTTCCGCTCCGAGATCGGATCCCTCCTGCTGATGGTCACCATGCTGTTCGGGATCTCCGGCCTCGTCATCGGCGCCTTCTTCACCGTCTGGACCATGCAACGAAAGGGCGACATCGCCGTGCTCAAGGCACTCGGCGCCAGCACCTCCTCGCTGGTCCGGGACGCTCTGGGCCAGGCGCTGATCGTCCTGGTCCTGGGGATCGGCACCGGGTTGGGACTGGTCACCCTCTTCGGCACCCTCGCCGGTACCGCCCTGCCGTTTCTCCTAAGCCCCCTCACGACACTGCTGCCCGGCGCGATCATGATCACGCTCGGCCTCGCTGGCGCCGCATTCGCGCTCCGTTCCGTGACCTCCGCCGACCCCCTCACCGCCCTCGGGAGCAACCGATGA
- a CDS encoding DNA alkylation repair protein — MPESLNAAAVRAQLDDAASADEAAKIRTRMTDDRTEVIGVRMGTVFEIAKKNERMPLPEVDRLLDSDAYEMRMVAVSILDFRARRKGADRASLYELWMRRLDRIDTWDLIDRSAPRVVGWYLVDQPRDVLFDLARSADRWHRRAAITAAFWIIRTGDLDDPLALCELLAADPEPFVQNNVGVALREIGRIDPGRLEQFLARRGGDLTAHARRTARSALKG, encoded by the coding sequence ATGCCTGAGTCGTTGAACGCGGCCGCGGTGCGCGCGCAGCTCGACGACGCGGCATCCGCGGACGAAGCCGCCAAGATACGCACGCGCATGACCGACGACCGCACCGAGGTCATCGGCGTGCGCATGGGAACGGTCTTCGAGATCGCGAAGAAGAACGAGCGGATGCCGCTGCCCGAGGTCGACCGGCTGCTCGACTCCGACGCGTACGAGATGAGGATGGTCGCCGTCTCGATCCTCGACTTCCGTGCGCGACGCAAGGGCGCGGACCGCGCGTCGCTCTACGAGCTGTGGATGCGGCGGCTCGACCGCATCGACACGTGGGACCTCATCGACAGATCCGCCCCGCGCGTCGTGGGCTGGTACCTCGTCGATCAGCCGCGCGACGTGCTGTTCGACCTGGCGCGCTCCGCCGATCGGTGGCACCGGCGGGCGGCGATCACCGCGGCGTTCTGGATCATCCGCACCGGTGACCTCGACGACCCGCTCGCGCTGTGCGAGCTGCTCGCCGCAGACCCTGAGCCGTTCGTGCAGAACAACGTCGGCGTCGCACTGCGCGAGATCGGGCGGATCGACCCCGGCCGTCTCGAGCAGTTCCTCGCACGCCGCGGGGGAGACCTGACGGCGCACGCCCGGCGGACCGCGCGCTCGGCGCTGAAGGGTTGA
- a CDS encoding ABC transporter ATP-binding protein codes for MIRLDNITLTFPDGDNRITAVNQVSLTAHPGTVTAITGPSGSGKSSLLAVAATLIRPDTGQVIIDDVDATRLTPGEATETRRTKIGIVFQQSNLISSLTALEQLSVMNELGARHSRRNRGNATKRAETLLDAVGLADHRDKRPHQLSGGQRQRVNIARALMNDPSVLLVDEPTSALDQERGASIIQLIVRLTDQLNTSTLLVTHDLVHLPRMHGVVNLVDGALVDTVSAAA; via the coding sequence ATGATCCGCCTCGACAACATCACCCTCACCTTCCCAGACGGCGACAATCGCATCACCGCCGTCAACCAGGTGAGCCTCACCGCTCACCCGGGAACCGTTACCGCCATCACCGGCCCGAGCGGCTCGGGGAAGTCCAGCCTCCTCGCCGTCGCCGCGACCCTCATCCGCCCCGACACCGGACAGGTCATCATCGACGACGTCGATGCCACCCGCCTCACTCCCGGCGAAGCGACAGAGACCCGCCGAACCAAGATCGGCATCGTCTTCCAGCAGTCCAACCTCATCTCGTCCCTGACCGCGCTCGAGCAGCTGTCGGTCATGAACGAGCTCGGCGCACGCCACTCCCGCCGAAACCGAGGCAATGCGACCAAACGCGCCGAGACGCTCCTGGATGCGGTGGGACTCGCCGACCACCGAGACAAACGACCCCACCAGCTCTCCGGAGGTCAACGCCAGCGAGTGAACATCGCCCGTGCCCTCATGAACGACCCCAGCGTGCTCCTGGTCGACGAACCGACCAGCGCACTCGACCAGGAACGCGGCGCCAGCATCATCCAGCTCATCGTCCGCCTGACCGACCAGCTGAACACCTCGACGCTGCTCGTCACCCACGACCTCGTCCACCTGCCCCGGATGCACGGCGTCGTCAACCTCGTCGACGGCGCACTCGTCGACACCGTCTCTGCCGCCGCGTAA